Proteins from one Pseudodesulfovibrio hydrargyri genomic window:
- a CDS encoding cupin domain-containing protein: MKKIELFEVHGFKDLTFSNYLVHESEFMKVINFNFRAGQKLPVHSHDLEGELTLTILEGEGEFLGADGASMPARPGDVLVSEIAEPHGVRAITDMRVLVTIAPPI, from the coding sequence ATGAAGAAGATTGAATTATTCGAAGTCCATGGATTCAAGGATTTGACCTTCTCGAACTATCTGGTACACGAGTCCGAGTTCATGAAGGTGATCAATTTCAACTTCCGGGCCGGGCAGAAGCTGCCCGTGCACTCCCATGACCTGGAAGGGGAGTTGACCTTGACCATCCTCGAGGGCGAGGGCGAGTTTCTGGGCGCGGACGGCGCGTCCATGCCCGCCCGCCCCGGCGACGTCCTGGTCTCCGAGATCGCCGAACCCCACGGCGTCCGAGCGATCACCGACATGCGGGTCCTCGTAACCATAGCCCCCCCGATCTGA
- a CDS encoding Crp/Fnr family transcriptional regulator, whose translation MDKLAAVRETTFFRGLPDDQLAKLADLAVIKRYDKGETLFLADVPADGFYSPITGRVKVFRTSPAGKEQILHVFGPGEAVGEVPVFEGGTFPAQCEAVEPCEALFFARGGFRDILRDDPDLAMRMMAMLSQRLRILVNKIDDLSLKETPARVAAHLLLLRSSTDSDTFRLDLPKGQIALYLGTIQETLSRIFKRFTEEGLIDIKGREITILDMDRLRELADEGR comes from the coding sequence ATGGACAAACTGGCCGCCGTGCGGGAAACGACTTTTTTCCGGGGATTGCCCGATGACCAACTGGCCAAGCTGGCCGATCTCGCCGTGATCAAACGGTACGACAAGGGCGAAACCCTGTTCCTGGCCGATGTCCCGGCCGACGGGTTCTATTCGCCGATTACGGGCCGGGTCAAGGTCTTCAGGACCTCCCCGGCGGGCAAGGAGCAGATCCTGCACGTCTTCGGCCCGGGCGAGGCCGTGGGCGAGGTGCCGGTCTTCGAGGGCGGGACCTTCCCGGCCCAATGCGAGGCCGTGGAGCCGTGCGAGGCCCTGTTCTTCGCGCGCGGCGGCTTCCGCGACATCCTGCGCGACGACCCGGACCTGGCCATGCGGATGATGGCCATGCTCTCCCAGCGGCTGCGCATCCTGGTCAACAAGATCGACGATCTCAGCCTCAAGGAGACCCCGGCCCGGGTGGCCGCCCACCTCCTGCTCCTGCGCTCGTCCACCGACTCCGACACCTTCCGCCTGGACCTGCCCAAAGGCCAGATCGCTCTGTACCTCGGGACCATCCAGGAGACCCTGTCGCGCATCTTCAAGCGCTTTACCGAGGAGGGGCTGATCGACATCAAGGGCCGGGAGATCACCATCCTCGACATGGACCGGCTGCGCGAACTGGCCGACGAGGGACGCTAG
- a CDS encoding ATP-binding protein, which translates to MIHQRKMITINEELCNGCGQCVPACAEGALAIVDGKAKLVKEIYCDGLGACLGDCPTGALKVEVREAADFDPEAVTEHLKAQGREVPDHMPAPESLRVSSPKPPAGGCPGAALKTMTPCGQANIPTAQAGGSALSHWPVQLRLVPPNAPFLKNADLLLTADCVPVAMPSYHGEYVPNRVVLMGCPKFDNQMEYVDKLAGIIAENDLNSITVMEMEVPCCSSMSVILNEAVKRAGKGVPTERVTVSRTGAVLRTVPLEFDV; encoded by the coding sequence ATGATACACCAGCGCAAGATGATCACCATCAACGAGGAACTGTGCAACGGCTGCGGCCAGTGCGTGCCCGCCTGCGCCGAAGGGGCCCTGGCCATCGTCGACGGCAAGGCCAAGTTGGTCAAGGAAATCTACTGCGACGGCCTGGGCGCGTGTCTGGGCGACTGCCCCACGGGCGCGCTCAAGGTGGAGGTCCGCGAGGCCGCCGATTTCGACCCCGAGGCCGTTACCGAGCACCTCAAGGCCCAGGGCCGCGAGGTCCCGGACCACATGCCCGCTCCCGAGTCCCTGCGGGTGAGCTCGCCCAAGCCTCCGGCGGGCGGCTGCCCCGGCGCGGCACTCAAGACCATGACCCCGTGCGGCCAGGCCAACATCCCCACGGCCCAGGCCGGCGGCTCGGCCCTGTCCCACTGGCCCGTGCAGCTGCGCCTGGTGCCGCCCAACGCCCCGTTCCTGAAGAATGCGGACCTGCTCCTGACAGCGGACTGCGTGCCCGTGGCCATGCCGAGTTACCACGGCGAGTACGTCCCGAACCGGGTGGTCCTCATGGGCTGCCCCAAGTTCGACAACCAGATGGAGTACGTGGACAAGCTGGCCGGGATCATCGCGGAAAACGATCTCAATTCCATCACCGTCATGGAGATGGAAGTGCCGTGCTGCTCGTCCATGAGCGTCATCCTGAACGAGGCGGTCAAGCGCGCGGGCAAGGGAGTGCCCACGGAGCGCGTGACCGTGAGCCGTACCGGCGCCGTGCTGCGGACCGTGCCCCTGGAATTTGATGTTTAA
- a CDS encoding iron-containing alcohol dehydrogenase, which produces MITAFQLANMIFTGVDALGKVPESIKMQGLKKPLIVTDKGVVKVGLVKKVTDVLESEGIAYAVYDETVPNPNERNAEDSFSLYQKEGCDCLIGLGGGSSMDAAKACGILATSGAPIESYRGMGLLKAPLPFYIAIPTTAGTGSESTCAAIITNTRDDHPWKMVILDGRLLPNVAVIDPMLMVGLPPAITASTGMDAMTHAVEAYLSIGAMEYTNALALGAIELIFQYLGRAVGNGNDMEAREKMAYAQTMAGIAFSNAGLGLVHSMAHPLSAFYHFAHGFANAVCLPTVLDYNKVVCREKMAKIARLSGMTELGNNPEDAGVEAIQRLNDLVGIPRTITQVATMMGTTVDTKDIEPMSKDALNEVSTVTTPRVPNLQDVVGLYNRCW; this is translated from the coding sequence ATGATTACTGCGTTTCAACTGGCCAACATGATCTTCACCGGCGTCGACGCACTCGGCAAGGTTCCTGAATCCATCAAGATGCAGGGCTTGAAGAAACCGTTGATCGTTACGGACAAGGGGGTTGTCAAAGTCGGCCTGGTCAAGAAGGTGACGGATGTTCTGGAGAGCGAGGGCATCGCCTATGCGGTCTACGACGAGACCGTACCCAATCCCAACGAACGGAATGCCGAAGACTCGTTCAGCCTGTACCAAAAGGAAGGGTGCGACTGCCTGATCGGGCTTGGCGGCGGCAGTTCCATGGACGCGGCCAAGGCCTGCGGAATCCTGGCCACCAGCGGCGCCCCCATCGAAAGCTACCGGGGCATGGGCCTGCTCAAGGCCCCCCTGCCCTTTTACATAGCCATCCCCACCACGGCCGGGACCGGCTCCGAGTCCACCTGCGCCGCGATCATCACCAACACCCGGGACGATCATCCCTGGAAAATGGTCATTCTCGACGGGCGGTTGCTGCCCAATGTGGCCGTCATCGACCCCATGCTCATGGTCGGCCTGCCTCCGGCCATCACCGCCTCCACCGGCATGGACGCCATGACCCACGCCGTCGAGGCGTATCTGTCCATCGGCGCGATGGAATACACCAACGCCCTGGCCCTGGGAGCCATCGAGCTGATTTTCCAGTACCTGGGAAGGGCCGTGGGCAACGGCAACGACATGGAGGCGCGGGAAAAAATGGCCTACGCCCAGACCATGGCGGGCATCGCCTTCAGCAATGCGGGGCTGGGACTGGTCCACTCCATGGCCCATCCCCTGAGCGCCTTCTACCATTTCGCCCACGGCTTCGCCAACGCGGTCTGCCTGCCCACGGTGCTGGATTACAACAAGGTCGTCTGTCGTGAAAAGATGGCCAAGATCGCCCGGTTGAGCGGAATGACCGAACTCGGGAACAACCCGGAAGACGCGGGCGTGGAAGCGATCCAGCGGCTCAACGATCTGGTGGGCATCCCCAGGACCATCACCCAGGTGGCCACGATGATGGGGACCACGGTCGATACCAAGGATATCGAACCCATGTCCAAGGACGCGCTCAACGAGGTCTCCACCGTGACCACCCCGAGGGTGCCGAACCTGCAGGACGTCGTGGGACTGTATAACAGGTGCTGGTAG
- a CDS encoding nitrite reductase: MDIKEYIDTLPKKAARPRPDGTYTVLPRMRHGKLDAARLAVISRVVEANNLPGIRITAGQQVLIDGVSEDRLKAVVEALGEVGPAYKHNAQGCLGTGGCKLGQQDSRAAAARLSELLETFDMPCKVKAGVSGCPMCCAESMARDVGLFGKKGGWTVSFGGNAGKRVRCGDILAENVSGDEAFAIIAKALAFYADNAKKKERTARFVERVGLDALKRAALGED, translated from the coding sequence ATGGATATTAAAGAATACATCGACACGCTGCCCAAGAAGGCCGCCCGCCCGCGTCCGGACGGCACCTACACCGTGCTTCCGCGCATGCGCCACGGCAAACTGGACGCCGCCCGGCTGGCCGTCATCAGCCGGGTGGTGGAGGCCAACAACCTGCCCGGCATACGCATCACCGCCGGACAGCAGGTGCTCATCGACGGCGTTTCCGAAGACCGGCTCAAGGCCGTGGTCGAGGCGTTGGGCGAAGTGGGCCCCGCCTACAAACATAACGCCCAGGGATGCCTCGGCACCGGCGGGTGCAAGCTCGGTCAGCAGGATTCCCGGGCCGCGGCCGCGCGGCTGTCCGAGCTGCTCGAAACCTTCGACATGCCGTGCAAGGTCAAGGCCGGTGTCTCCGGCTGCCCCATGTGCTGCGCCGAATCCATGGCCCGTGACGTGGGGCTTTTCGGCAAGAAGGGCGGCTGGACCGTGTCCTTTGGCGGCAACGCGGGCAAGCGCGTGCGCTGCGGGGACATCCTGGCCGAGAACGTGTCCGGGGACGAGGCCTTTGCCATCATCGCCAAGGCCCTGGCCTTTTACGCCGACAACGCCAAGAAGAAGGAACGGACCGCCCGGTTCGTGGAACGGGTCGGCCTCGACGCGCTCAAGCGGGCCGCGCTCGGCGAGGACTGA
- a CDS encoding Mpv17/PMP22 family protein, which produces MKFTDLIAAAAVVSAILLFTAVPDAVPALGGFAEAHPFIMSFLKFAILGTLGEMVALRIATKRYTHRTFGLMPRCLVWGSIGLVIHTAFIVYATGTPNFLMGLGFSLPPDALADGDFATRLGLAFSISALMNILFAPLFMLAHGVVSMHIEKTGGSLLGFFSPIHISKLLGDIDWNMVWGFVFKKTIPFFWIPAHTITFLLPPELRVLFAAALGIVLGVILALASLKRNEATA; this is translated from the coding sequence ATGAAATTCACCGACCTCATCGCCGCAGCAGCCGTCGTATCGGCCATTTTACTGTTCACCGCGGTGCCGGATGCCGTGCCCGCATTGGGCGGGTTCGCCGAGGCGCACCCGTTTATCATGAGCTTCCTCAAATTCGCCATCCTCGGCACCCTCGGCGAAATGGTCGCCCTGCGCATAGCCACGAAACGCTATACCCACCGGACATTCGGCCTGATGCCGCGATGCCTCGTCTGGGGAAGCATCGGCCTGGTCATTCATACCGCCTTCATCGTCTACGCCACGGGAACGCCGAATTTCCTCATGGGACTCGGGTTCTCGCTCCCTCCCGACGCGCTCGCCGACGGGGACTTCGCGACCCGCCTTGGGCTGGCCTTCTCCATCAGCGCATTGATGAACATCCTGTTCGCTCCCCTGTTCATGCTTGCGCACGGAGTGGTGTCCATGCACATCGAAAAGACCGGCGGCTCCCTGTTGGGCTTTTTCTCCCCCATACACATCAGCAAACTGCTGGGCGACATAGACTGGAACATGGTCTGGGGATTCGTATTCAAAAAAACCATTCCTTTCTTCTGGATACCAGCGCACACCATCACCTTCCTGCTCCCTCCCGAATTGCGTGTACTCTTCGCCGCCGCGCTGGGCATAGTCCTGGGCGTCATTCTCGCCCTGGCGAGCCTCAAAAGGAACGAAGCCACGGCATGA
- a CDS encoding 4Fe-4S binding protein produces the protein MENGTLKPYRLIPPVTALLLLGAHGLRLGDFGLAASLALLAGLLCARRAWARPVAVAALLWGGFVWARATVDFIAFRQAFDLPWQRLAWIMGGVILMDGLALMVLLGRGLDRWFDRDREWAVPRAAMFLLTVFGLVMARAKVDFPILLADRYLPGWGWLEIFLLGCYAQWIGSMMRTPKGHRMVRPRIWGLFSAVFFLQLALGLLGMDRMLMTGTLHLPVPALIAAGPVFRGGGYFMLVLFGATLLLVGPAWCSHLCYIGAWDDAMSRLGPRPAPSNVLRSLSLLGRGATLVLAVGVAWGLRVLGVPGASAVLLGAAFGLVGVGVMVFVSRGRGMMVHCTAFCPMGLVGNVLGRISPWRIRIGADCTGCGACFSRCRYNALDEGRVALGRPALSCTLCGDCVSACAHGRIGYVFPGLSRETARAAFIVLAVSLHAVFLGVARI, from the coding sequence ATGGAAAACGGAACCCTGAAGCCATACCGCCTGATCCCGCCCGTCACGGCCCTGCTCCTGCTCGGGGCGCATGGCCTGCGTTTGGGCGACTTCGGCCTGGCCGCCTCCCTGGCCCTCCTGGCCGGGCTGCTCTGCGCACGGCGAGCCTGGGCGCGCCCGGTGGCCGTGGCCGCGCTGCTGTGGGGCGGATTCGTCTGGGCGCGGGCCACGGTGGACTTCATCGCCTTTCGCCAGGCCTTCGATCTGCCGTGGCAGCGGCTGGCCTGGATCATGGGCGGGGTCATCCTCATGGATGGCCTGGCCTTGATGGTCCTCCTCGGCCGGGGGCTCGACCGTTGGTTCGACCGCGACAGGGAGTGGGCCGTCCCCCGCGCGGCCATGTTCCTGCTCACCGTCTTCGGCCTGGTCATGGCCCGCGCCAAGGTGGATTTCCCCATCCTGCTGGCTGACCGCTATCTGCCCGGCTGGGGCTGGCTCGAAATCTTCCTGCTTGGCTGCTACGCCCAGTGGATCGGCTCGATGATGCGTACCCCCAAGGGGCACAGGATGGTCCGGCCGCGCATCTGGGGGCTGTTCTCGGCCGTATTCTTCCTACAGCTCGCCCTGGGGCTTCTGGGCATGGACCGCATGCTCATGACCGGGACCCTGCATCTTCCGGTCCCGGCCTTGATCGCTGCCGGACCGGTCTTTCGCGGGGGAGGGTACTTCATGCTCGTTCTGTTTGGCGCGACCCTGCTCCTGGTCGGCCCGGCGTGGTGCAGCCATTTGTGCTATATAGGAGCCTGGGACGACGCCATGAGCCGTCTCGGACCGAGGCCCGCCCCGTCCAACGTCTTGCGTTCCCTGAGCCTCCTGGGCCGGGGAGCGACCCTGGTCCTGGCCGTGGGAGTGGCCTGGGGGTTGCGTGTCCTCGGCGTGCCGGGCGCGAGCGCCGTGCTCCTCGGAGCCGCCTTCGGACTCGTGGGCGTGGGCGTGATGGTGTTCGTGTCGCGCGGGCGGGGCATGATGGTCCACTGCACCGCCTTCTGCCCCATGGGGCTGGTCGGCAATGTCCTGGGGCGCATTTCGCCCTGGCGCATACGCATCGGCGCGGACTGCACCGGATGCGGGGCGTGCTTCTCCCGCTGCCGGTACAACGCCCTGGACGAGGGCAGGGTGGCCCTGGGCCGCCCGGCTCTGTCCTGCACCCTGTGCGGGGACTGCGTGTCGGCCTGCGCGCATGGGCGGATAGGCTATGTCTTTCCCGGTCTTTCCCGCGAAACCGCCCGGGCGGCGTTCATCGTCCTGGCGGTCAGCCTCCACGCCGTGTTTCTCGGTGTGGCCAGAATATAG
- the rpsT gene encoding 30S ribosomal protein S20: MANHKSALKRHRQSLKRRARNRVSKTRIKNTVKAVRVAIEEKDTNKAQEALKEASSVLDRAARKNVIHARQAQRRIARLQAAVNKIAE; encoded by the coding sequence TTGGCCAATCACAAATCCGCCCTGAAGAGGCACCGTCAGAGCTTGAAGCGTCGCGCCCGCAACCGCGTTTCCAAGACCCGCATCAAGAACACCGTCAAGGCCGTTCGCGTCGCCATCGAGGAAAAGGACACCAACAAGGCCCAGGAGGCCCTGAAGGAAGCCAGCTCCGTGCTGGACCGCGCCGCCCGCAAGAACGTGATCCACGCCCGCCAGGCCCAGCGCCGTATCGCCCGGCTCCAGGCTGCGGTCAACAAGATCGCGGAATAG
- the glyS gene encoding glycine--tRNA ligase subunit beta, protein MAEFILEIGTEEMPARFVPKLAAELEEAFAKALAESMVENEGVKCYATPRRITAHVPSLALTQLQEEETVTGPPVRIAYDDDGNLTKAGQGFAKTQGVPEDALFRMETGKGEYLAAKKMVGGGKTVDILPDICRKSIESLSFPKRMHWGNYDFTFGRPVRWLLALLDADVVEFTVENLTSGRETRGHRVMGPGPFSVASTADYFSVVRDLCKVVIDPVERRETIVTAGNRLAEALGGRIVWNDGLLDEVANLVEYPKPLIGDIDPRYLELPREVLLTSMQSHQKSFGVEGADGKLLPHFLTTLNLEPLDVALVKKGWERVLKARLEDARFFWEADCKVEFDTWLAKLDNVVFLGPLGSVGDKSRRIETLCRKLAETLDASKSILPGEIGQYARAGRLAKADLVSEMVIEFDSLQGKMGGIYAERAGLGEIVSQGVYEQYLPAGPDTPVPSSLSGALVSMADKADTMAGCFGLGKVPTGANDPYALRRCALGIARIIMEHGLDVDLETFLRDAQEAYSGVKWKVEQGEALDKLMDFFGQRLRALFTGQGFDTRVVDAALGAGFRDIRTFKARLEALAEFSRGEGFEQSVLTFKRAANIIRKQGDEAGEPLTGSYDADLFEDEHETAFGAKLDELAPRFEDLWESGDFGGLFGLLGELRPAVDGFFDNVMVMCDAKDVRLNRLNLLKGLVDRLGRLADFNALQV, encoded by the coding sequence ATGGCCGAATTCATTCTGGAAATCGGAACCGAGGAAATGCCCGCCCGCTTCGTCCCCAAGCTGGCGGCCGAGCTTGAGGAGGCCTTTGCCAAGGCGCTCGCCGAGTCCATGGTCGAGAACGAGGGGGTCAAATGCTACGCCACCCCGCGCCGCATCACCGCCCACGTGCCGTCCCTGGCCCTGACCCAGCTGCAGGAGGAGGAGACCGTCACCGGGCCCCCGGTGCGCATCGCCTATGACGATGACGGCAATCTGACCAAGGCGGGCCAAGGCTTTGCCAAGACCCAGGGCGTGCCCGAGGACGCGCTGTTCAGGATGGAGACCGGCAAGGGCGAGTATCTGGCCGCCAAGAAGATGGTCGGCGGCGGCAAGACCGTGGACATCCTCCCCGATATCTGCCGCAAGTCCATCGAATCCCTGTCCTTTCCCAAGAGGATGCACTGGGGTAATTACGATTTCACCTTCGGCCGTCCCGTGCGCTGGCTTCTGGCCCTGCTCGACGCGGACGTGGTCGAATTCACGGTGGAGAACCTGACCTCCGGGCGCGAGACGCGCGGCCACCGGGTCATGGGCCCGGGCCCGTTCTCCGTGGCTTCCACGGCCGACTATTTTTCCGTTGTCCGCGACCTGTGCAAGGTGGTCATCGACCCGGTCGAGCGCCGCGAGACCATCGTGACCGCGGGCAACCGGCTGGCCGAAGCCCTCGGCGGCAGGATCGTCTGGAACGACGGGCTGCTGGACGAGGTGGCCAACCTGGTGGAATACCCCAAGCCGCTCATCGGCGATATCGATCCGCGCTACCTGGAACTGCCGCGCGAGGTCCTGCTGACCTCCATGCAGTCCCACCAGAAATCCTTTGGCGTGGAAGGGGCCGACGGCAAATTGCTGCCCCATTTTCTGACCACCCTGAACCTGGAGCCTCTGGACGTGGCCCTGGTCAAGAAGGGATGGGAGCGGGTGCTCAAGGCCCGCCTCGAGGACGCCCGCTTCTTCTGGGAGGCGGACTGCAAGGTCGAGTTCGACACCTGGCTCGCGAAGCTGGACAACGTGGTCTTTCTCGGGCCTCTCGGCTCGGTGGGCGACAAGTCCCGGCGCATCGAGACCCTCTGCCGCAAGCTGGCCGAGACCCTGGACGCGTCCAAGTCCATCCTGCCCGGTGAGATCGGACAGTATGCCCGGGCCGGGCGGCTGGCCAAGGCGGACCTGGTGTCCGAAATGGTCATTGAGTTCGACTCCCTGCAGGGCAAGATGGGCGGCATTTACGCTGAGCGCGCGGGCCTGGGCGAGATCGTCTCCCAGGGCGTCTACGAGCAGTACCTGCCCGCCGGTCCGGACACCCCGGTGCCGTCTTCCCTGTCCGGCGCGCTGGTCTCCATGGCCGACAAGGCCGACACCATGGCCGGCTGCTTCGGCCTGGGCAAGGTGCCCACCGGGGCCAACGACCCATATGCCCTGCGCCGCTGCGCCCTGGGCATCGCCAGGATCATCATGGAGCACGGGTTGGACGTGGACCTGGAAACCTTCCTCAGGGACGCCCAGGAGGCATACTCCGGCGTGAAGTGGAAGGTGGAGCAGGGCGAGGCCCTGGACAAGCTCATGGATTTCTTCGGACAGCGGCTGCGCGCCCTGTTCACCGGCCAGGGGTTCGACACCCGCGTGGTGGACGCCGCCCTGGGCGCCGGGTTCCGCGACATCCGCACCTTCAAGGCGCGGCTCGAGGCGCTGGCCGAGTTCAGCCGTGGCGAGGGCTTCGAGCAGAGTGTCCTGACCTTCAAGCGCGCCGCCAACATCATCCGCAAGCAGGGTGACGAGGCGGGCGAGCCGTTGACCGGCAGCTATGACGCGGACCTGTTCGAGGACGAGCACGAGACCGCCTTCGGCGCCAAGCTCGACGAACTGGCCCCGCGCTTCGAGGACCTCTGGGAGAGCGGCGACTTCGGCGGCCTGTTCGGCCTGCTCGGGGAACTGCGTCCGGCCGTGGACGGCTTCTTCGACAACGTCATGGTCATGTGCGATGCCAAGGATGTCCGCCTGAATCGGCTGAATCTGCTCAAGGGACTGGTGGACCGGTTGGGCCGTCTGGCCGACTTCAACGCCCTGCAGGTGTAG
- a CDS encoding sigma-54-dependent Fis family transcriptional regulator, translated as MHLSNTEMERILKRNEFLLSTAGPVMEELLSNIQPTSNCIILTDTNGVYIHTLGDGLGFGRGATSPMRGLVCGEAIEGTTAMGICRVERQATCVLGCEHYNSYFDGWSCSAAPIFDHRNNLVGTLSMTMERDSFNHHAFGLVIAAAKAVTEQMRLKHLLQETRTVMDILGEAVVVLDDAGGIRMMNKYAKRLFHVTGDVTGRHLSEVAESVDAGLFPRYGEQTRDSECTLQLANGTPLQCLYSSSPVPEGGLCLTLRESRRVNQLTNRMTRAKAIYRFSDILGDAQPTRKSIRLAQKASENSMTTLILGESGVGKELFAQAIHNTSARNQQPFIVINCGAIPRDLVQSELFGYEAGAFTGAARQGAPGKFELADGGTLFLDEIGDMPLATQASLLRVLQEGEVTRVGGKRSRRVDVRVVAATHRNLAESVENGTFRHDLYYRLNVLVIDVPPLRRREGDVRLLAEFFLGKMARSLGKELTGFTPGAMRRLEEYVWPGNIRELENLIERTAVMADGPVISEDMLPELRRPGQPAHPMAPNPEYGDRKHEAMPARAADRTAMDKQRLFDALHTTKGNVQAAAKKIGVSRVTLYAHIRRHGLSLESFRQC; from the coding sequence GTGCACTTGAGCAATACGGAAATGGAGCGCATCCTCAAGCGCAACGAGTTTCTCCTCTCCACCGCCGGACCGGTCATGGAGGAGTTGCTCAGCAACATCCAGCCCACCAGCAACTGCATTATCCTGACGGACACCAACGGGGTTTATATCCATACATTGGGCGACGGACTCGGCTTCGGGCGCGGCGCCACCAGCCCCATGAGGGGGCTGGTCTGCGGCGAGGCCATCGAAGGGACTACCGCCATGGGAATCTGCCGGGTGGAGCGACAGGCGACCTGCGTGCTCGGCTGCGAACACTACAACTCGTACTTTGATGGCTGGTCCTGCTCGGCAGCGCCGATCTTCGACCACCGCAACAACCTGGTCGGCACGCTCTCCATGACCATGGAACGGGACAGCTTCAACCACCACGCCTTCGGTCTGGTCATCGCCGCGGCCAAGGCGGTCACCGAACAAATGCGTTTGAAGCATCTGCTGCAGGAGACGAGGACCGTCATGGACATCCTCGGCGAGGCAGTGGTCGTCCTGGACGACGCCGGCGGCATTCGGATGATGAACAAGTACGCCAAGCGGCTGTTCCACGTCACCGGCGACGTGACGGGCAGGCATCTCTCCGAAGTGGCCGAGTCCGTGGATGCGGGTCTGTTCCCCAGGTACGGCGAACAAACCAGGGACAGTGAATGTACCCTGCAACTGGCCAACGGCACCCCGTTGCAGTGCCTGTATTCCTCCTCCCCCGTTCCCGAGGGCGGCCTCTGTCTGACCCTCCGGGAGAGCCGCAGGGTAAACCAACTGACCAACCGGATGACCCGGGCCAAGGCGATCTACCGCTTCTCCGACATCCTCGGCGACGCCCAGCCAACCCGCAAATCCATCAGGCTGGCCCAAAAAGCCAGCGAAAACTCCATGACCACGCTGATTCTCGGCGAAAGCGGCGTGGGCAAGGAACTGTTCGCCCAGGCGATACACAATACCAGCGCCAGAAATCAACAACCGTTCATCGTCATCAACTGCGGTGCCATCCCTCGCGATCTGGTGCAGAGCGAACTCTTCGGCTACGAGGCCGGGGCCTTCACCGGGGCGGCGCGCCAAGGGGCACCGGGCAAATTCGAACTCGCCGACGGGGGCACCCTGTTTCTCGATGAAATCGGCGACATGCCGCTGGCCACCCAGGCCAGCCTGCTCCGCGTCCTGCAGGAGGGGGAAGTGACCCGCGTCGGCGGCAAGAGGTCGCGCCGGGTGGATGTCCGCGTGGTGGCGGCGACCCATCGTAATCTCGCCGAGAGCGTGGAAAACGGGACATTCCGCCACGACCTGTATTACCGGCTCAACGTGCTGGTCATCGATGTCCCGCCGTTGCGGCGGCGCGAAGGCGACGTCCGCCTGCTTGCGGAATTCTTCCTCGGAAAAATGGCCCGATCCCTCGGCAAGGAACTGACGGGCTTCACGCCCGGGGCCATGCGCCGCCTTGAGGAATACGTTTGGCCGGGGAACATCCGGGAACTGGAAAACCTGATCGAACGCACGGCGGTCATGGCGGACGGCCCTGTCATCAGCGAAGATATGCTGCCCGAACTCCGTCGCCCGGGCCAGCCGGCCCATCCGATGGCGCCGAATCCCGAATACGGCGACAGGAAGCACGAAGCCATGCCCGCCAGGGCCGCAGACAGAACGGCAATGGACAAACAGCGACTCTTCGACGCCCTGCATACCACCAAAGGCAACGTCCAGGCGGCGGCGAAAAAGATCGGCGTATCCCGCGTCACGCTCTACGCGCACATCCGACGCCACGGCCTGTCCCTGGAGTCCTTCCGCCAGTGCTGA